The following nucleotide sequence is from Pungitius pungitius chromosome 6, fPunPun2.1, whole genome shotgun sequence.
AGGCCTCCATGATGTGAGGAGGTCTCCATGATGTGAGGAGGTCTCCATGATGTGAGGAGGTCTGCATGTTGTGAGGAGGTCTCCATGATGTGAGGAGGTCTCCATGATGTGAGGAGGTCTCCATGATGTGAGGAGGTCTCCATGATGTGAGGAGGTCTCCATGATGTGAGGAGGTCTCCATGATGTGAGGAGGTCTCCATGTTGTGAGGAGGTCTCCATGATGTGAGGAGGTCTCCATGATGTGAGGAGGTCTCCATGTTGTGAGGAGGTCTCCATGATGTGAGGAGGTCTCCATGATGTGAGGAGGTCTCCATGATGTGAGGAGGTCTGCATGTTCTAATGAGGTCCGTGTCTTTCAGATGGAGGACTCGTGTCCGTCGGCGGGCAGCGAGCCGGTTTCCACGGTGACGGTGGAACTGAGCCGGGAGTCGGTGGACACCATGCTGGACGGACTGGGACGCATCAGAGACCAGCTGTCTGTCGTCGCTGCCAAGTGATTGGTCCGCCCAGGCGATGACATCACAAAGCCATGATGTCACCgtagtttatttttgttggtcCTGTATTCAGGTTTTTATTCATTAGTTGGAATGTTTACAAAAATGTGTCAAGAACATATTTactaaaacaaaaacttttgttTCTAAAACATTTTGTACAGTTTTCTCAGactaataaataatgaatatctGCATTCTGATATTTATTATCTTATTTTGTACATTGCATCATTGGAGAGGACATTATCTATAATTATAATAGTATTATTAAATAACACAAGCCAGAGACACATTGACGCACTCAGGTTCTGCATCATAACGTACGTAGTTACCTCTGATCAGtaactaaatgaatgaatgaatttgtagTTTGGATCAAGAAACAGCTTCAAAGGGGCCACTGATGCATTGTGGTCCGTCATCTTTATGTAGATAACAAACACCGACTTACACACCTCCATCACCTTCCTGATGGAGCTGATTGTGTCAATCAACCGTCACTCATTAGAAACACTGTTAATAAAAGAGGTCGTAATGCTCAGTGTTCATTACTAAAGAAGCTCATCAGGGTTCAatgaaaatacatcaaatagttattattaaataagaagaaaagtttgaaaatgtctgaaaacataaaaacagatcctgttaacacacacacacacagacacacacgctatTCTTTACAAACTCACAGCTTTATTATGAAGATTCATAATATAAAACCATTGATATCAGTTCACATTGTTCTAAGAGCTGGTGTCCTCAGCAGGATGAAGAGAGGACTTGGATTCCGTCCAcgtccaactccactaaatgaACACTGAAGTCTCCGAGACCCTGAAAGCAACAAGTCCACACCTCAGAGACCGTTTAACAcaaaacacctgtgtgtgtctgtgtctgtgtgtgtgtgtgtgtctgtgtgtgtgtgtgtgtgtttgtgtatgtgtgtgtctctgtgtgtgtgtgtgtctctgtgtgtgtgtgtgtatgtgtgtgtctctgtctctgtgtgtgtgtgtgtgtgtgtatgtgtgtgtctctgtctctgtgtgtgtgtgtgtgtgtgtctctgtgtgtgtgtgtgtttgtgtctctgtgtgtgtgtgtgtctctgtgtatgtgtgtttgtgtgtctctgtgtgtgtgtgtctgtgtgtgtgtctctgtgtgtgtgtgtgtctctgtgtatgtgtgtgtgtgtgtctctgtgtgtgtgtgtgtgtgtgtctctgtgtgtgtctgtttgtgacGCACAGCCTACCTGCGTCTCAGACAGCACCTGCATCACGGCCCCCCTCTGTCGGGGCTCTCGGGTCAGCAGGTagaggaagcccccccccccggccccggcCAGACTCTGACCCAGGACCAGCGGCCTCAGCGCCTCCATCATGGTCCTCACTGAGGTCGGCTCGCAGCCCGGcgccatcttcttcttctgctgccacGAGCGGTCCAGACACCTCCCGAGCccggagagggagcctgaggacaaggtgcattctgggaatgtatataaataaatgtatacacacacgcacacatctatgtgtgtgtaaactCACCTTCTGAACAGGCCTTCACACATTCCTCTGAGTTGGCCACCAGCTGCTGAACATTCTGGACCATCGAGGGGAGACGACTGTACCAACTACGAACCACATCCTGAAGACAtcaccgtcatcatcatcatcccaacCCTcactaccaccatcaccacctccatcatcatcatcatcatcatcaccatcaccatcatacCTGCAGCAGGTTGCGAGCCAGCCTCGTCTTCCCGGTGTagaccagcaggaggcggagctccaGAGCAACCAGGAAGTCGCCTGGAGGTTTGAGacgctccacctccacctgcagtgGCAGAGATGCTCTGGAACGAGCCACCTTGACTCCGCCCACCAGCCCTCCCACTTGATCCTGCCAGCctccacctggaggaggagcaggaggtgaagaagagccTCCCTCTGGGCTTCAGAGTGAACATGTGACCCCTGGCCTACCTGTGGTGAGGATCTGCTCCAGGTGCAGGACACCGTGGATCAGGGAGTTGGTGTCGTAGGTCTGACCGGTGCACCTGTAGACCGCAGCCAACAGCGCCCCCGCCAGGATGCTGCTGGTACCTGCAGGACGACAGCTGGttaacctctgacctccagaCCCACTGATATCTCTGCTTGTATTtatgcaattattattattagaaacaATATTAATGATCATACTAGTTTTATTGTTATACtactatattaataataaatgctAATTGTATAATCATTAATGATAGAATCCTTATTATTACTATctcttaaataaatatttatgttaTTGCATTTATTCTAGTTTATCaccaaaactacattttaacgatataatatttcaatatttctcATTTTCAGAGCgaagcctgaacgcatcataaACCTTGTTGGTTAGCGGTTAGCGGTTCTGTTTTCTCACCGAGTCCAGAGCCGGTGGGCAGCAGCGACCAGCTGTGgagctccacccctcccccccaccgccgcATCAGCTGTTCCCCCAGAGCATGCTGGGAAGAGAGCGACACCAggccgctgcacacacacaccgctttcAGCAGGGctcctgtaacacacacacacacatacacacacataaacacaaagagacacacacacacataaacacaaagagacacacacacacatcgtacCGGGCGCGTGGGGCTGACAGTAGTCCTTCAGGTCGTCCAGGACATCGCAGACCGTCTCCGTGGAAACGCCGCTGTCCCTCCCTCCGATGTggctgaccagcaggaggcggggCTCCCTGAGGCGCCGGGCCCGGGCGCCGATAGGACGGCGCCCGTCGATCTTCACCGCCACGTTGGTCACGGAGCCGCCGTGCTCGAAGGCGATGGGCGGCGTGTCGCTCCACCCCCCTGAAACACAGTCACGCTCATCATCACCTGACAGGTGACGAGCTGAGTCACATGTCCGTGAGACAGGAAATACATTCCTCGTGGTTTTATTCACCTGCCAGGTCCAGTCGGGCCGGACACTCCACTTCCTGCCACTCATCAAGTGGAGGGACTTCCCCCTGGCCAATGGAGATGAAGGTCtgcgatgacatcacagccttTCTTAGGAGCACCTGGCCGGCGCCCTCATAGTGCCGCGCCGCCCGGACCAGCAGGTCTGGTctgggggggtcaaaggtcaaacacagGTGCCCATTCACCATGACAGTAACAGGTGAGGGAGGCTCACCTGCTCAGCCAATGGTTTCTCTGCGTGCCCAGAGCCTCCACCCCGGCCCTCAGGTCACCCCCCTCCAGCAGGGAGTAGGCGGAGCTCCAGGCCTCGTTGGCGGCCGGTCCGCTCCTCAGgccgcccctccccctcgccATGCACACCAGCACGTCAGCGATGCAGGAGAGGCAGCGGGCGGCCACGCCCAGCTCCTTACCTGACTCCGCCCCCTGCTCCCTGCTCCCCACTGCAACTGAAAAAAATAGGATGttaattacaaaataataataataaagttgtGAATCCTTTTGTGTTTATCTTtataatcattattatcatcattattattattcttaacatAACTGTGACTCACTGCTGTCCAGTGTCTccagcagcgccccctgctggcccccCAGCACCGCGGCCCTGAAGCAAGGCAGCAAGCAAACGTCGGTGCGACTCCTCAAGCCGTccgtcactctcctcctccctgccagGAACAGTAACTCCTCCCTCCACTGTAGCTCCGCCTCCTGGCAGGTGAGTGACATCACGTCCTTTAAGGAGAGCCTCCacgcctccctccatctctgcaGACAGCCGCGCCCCCCCAGTAGCCAGCCAACACCTCCCTCCACACCAACAGCACCTCCTCTTGGGTGGAGGACCGGGAACAGGCGAGCCGCCAGGAGGGAGCGCCGTTCTCCTCTCACCCACAATTCCTCTGgcctgaggggggaggagaggagtggaggaaaggaaaggtagtgacgaggaggaggagagcagaggagggaggaggggttgacgaggaggaggaggagaggacactgaTGAATAAAACGCTTCTTCACACAGGAAGTGAGTTGTGGATCCTTTCTAGAGATCCTACTGGATTCCTGTTCGGCTGAAGAAGAGACTCCATCCGTGGTTCAGAAAGGAGGCGCCGCTGTCTTCAGCGGaggcctgaggaggaggaggaggaggaggaggaggatgaagacctTTGGAGCGGTGCGTTCAGGGACCCTCTGGATAACGGGGTTCGGTACCTCCAGCTCGTCCTGTGCTCCCGTCGTCGTGTAGACGCTCAGCTTCAGCTGCCCCACCGCTATCCGGTGTCCctggatgatgatgtcatcggccagctgcagctccctgaggcactgtgatgtcatcagcggGAGACCGGACAGCAAACAGCCCGACGGGACCTCCAGGGGACCCTGgtggagaggtcagaggtcacagaggtcgCGGCATAGAGCCCCTAAAGCGGTGCTGACTGAACTCCTCCtgacctgcaggtggcagtgttGCACCACCGCGCCCGTTGCCACGGATACATCTCCCTCCAAGACGCCGTTGATGACCCGCCCCCCGTCATGCACGGCGCTCTCTCTCTGAAACGGGAAGAAAAGGCGGTGAGGAGTGAGGACGTGACAGGGGGCGGGACTTTAGAGAGAAGGAGTGTCACCTGGATGTGAGACAGGGTGTTTCTGTTCATCCAATCACAGCACAGTCGCTGCACATGATGCTTCCCGGACAAAGTCAGGTAGTCATAGCGACCGCCGGGGACGTACGCTGTTATGAAGACGACCAACAATTATCATTTAATTAGGTTAATTATGTCTACTTTTAATAAGATGAGATACAAGGAGTGCAGAGACAGACCCAGGCTGCAGGTCTCTCCTCTCAGGAGCCTCCACAGCTCCGCCCTGCTCCGCCTCACCGACGCCCCCTCTGGCCCGACAGGTGAACTGCAGCCGGCTCTGTCCTCGGTCACAAACTGGTCCTGGGTCAGATCTGAGCACAGACACTTCAGCAGGTCCAGGAACAGAGACACCTGAAGGAGATTATGATGACCAATATATGGATCGCTGGAACCACGTTGAGACGACGTATTAAAACACATGCATCTCGTCTTTGTTACAAATGTTGAAGTTACTATTAAATGTGATTTTTATGCTATGTTGGTACCTGTAGGGGCGGAGCTCCAGAGTCCAGACCCAGGTAGGTGCAGCCGTCCAGAGGAGGAGTCACGTGAGCCTGGAGTAACTTCTCTGAAACGGACCTGCTGAAGAAGACTGGACCTGAAACCTGGAGAACACACAGATAGATTCTCAGTACTCCTCTGTACCACTTTAGAGTACTTCATACTACTTTGGATTAGAAAGAGTGTGTTTGATTGGTCTACACAGGACAACCAAGGAGGACGCACCAGAGGAactttcccatcatgcatcactGCCTGTTGGATCTGCTCCCTTGTTCCCCTGTAGACAATGTCCCTGACTTGACCCTGGGAGACAAAACAAGTGCACCCTCAGTCCAGGATTTGCGTACACACAAACGCAGTTGAACAAGTACAACGTGTGAACACACCTGTGAGTCTGACAGGTAGACCCCATGATCGGCTGCGTAGGAGGCGTCGCCCGGCAACGCCAAAACACGAACTCCAGAGAATCCCTCCCAGGACAAAGCTACGCACGGGACACAGGTAAAGTACTACTGCAGTAAACACAGTACTCTATCAGATACTGCATTCTGAGCTAAGTACCAGAATTAGGAGGTACTAATGAGTCGTTAGTGGAATAATGGTTCCTTTAGCTGACTAATGAGTCTTTAGTGGACTAATGGATCATTTAGTGGACTATTCCTTGAGTACGGTACGTGGAGGCTGAAACACTCACTGAAGTCCTGAGGGATGTTGAGAATCATGTCGGTACTGCAGACCCAAACCCCTGGAGGAGAACCAGGGCAGATGTTGGTACTGAGGCGGTCCAGCAGCAGATCCACGCAGCAGACCGGAGCCTGGACTCTGCGGCCCGGTTCCTCTGGAGCCGGAAGCCAGCAAAACGCTCGGCTGCAGGAGCTCCAGGGGAAGTCCCGCCCCTGAGACGAGAGAAGACATGAAACATCTGCACGGCCTGAAGGAGAGAGACAACATCTGGAAAGATGATGCTGGACTCACCGAGTGGAGGATGAGGACGTGAGCTTCATCCAGGACGTCAGCCGTCACCACCTAAGGACACAACATCAAAACagacccagtgtgtgtgtgtgtgtgtgtgtgtgtgtactcactgTGTGTCCTGCTCTGCTGCTCAGGTGTTCAGCGGCGACCAGCAGGGCGTTTAGCGTTGCCCCCCCGCTGCCCAGCGGCTCCTGGCGGTCCTGCACCGTCAAAACCAACGTATCCGCAAAGAGAGACCCGCGCTGCTGCCGCAACTCGAgctctgatacacacacacacacacacacacacgcatacacacacacacgcatacacactgtacagttacaatCTCTCAAAGTGGATCACTAGATGGAAAACAGTAGGATCGGTGCTCCAACGGCTGTTTATATAAGCCTCTCACAAATATGATGCTCATCTTAAGAGAGTACAAATAAGCGTCCTGTGAGTCACCGTCTGAACCACAGCGACACCCTGAAGCGGGACTGAGTGGCTGCAGGGGACGGAACCTCAAAGATGAGGAGCGAGATgaaggccctttctcaatatgcgttcttgtgtggacttttgttctcgtggactcgtgaaacgtcatcagtcgcagcccgagtactgttccaattctaaagtccccATCTggacgagaacggtcataatacccggatgtgactcgccccgcccattttaccgggcatgcatcggagcagctcgtctgttcttgtgagagccaattatcccagaatgcatttcacttcagcaacaggcaacagaataaacacaactgtatgtcgaagtttataaatactattaTATTTAAGTAACGGGATGTAATTTTAGAACGTTTtcagttgttaaagcaacatttctgctgttggtttgtcatcattcagccttcgtaacagtctgctccgtggatggagatgtgaggtgtagttcacggaccgtcagaccctccagcaccgggcggtcagctcatctcagcccgcacagagcagcctgttttcggcgagtcttctgtgaaatgctccgctggttttcatgtctccgtagcggttatacatgagatttaactgtactataacgagtcttcataagtcTTAATGTGGTGACTGATGTTgagtgtttgaggacagagttcagcagcaccagaaccacagctgctcctcttcatctgctttaaaaagattgTGTGACCAAAAGATTTTGCCTAATTtgatgattatatatatttaatgatcaacataatatataccatttctaattttaaataaattaaaataaataaaaatgaaacaaaagcttgataatagtaaaatactcaaCAGTCAAGGGCCCtctctcaatatgcgttcttgtgtggacttttgttctcgtggactcgtgaaacgtcatcagtcgcagcccgagtactgttccaattctaaagtccgcatctggacgagaacggtcataatacccggatgtggctcgccccgcccattttaccgggcatgcatcgaagcaggctcgtctgttcttgtgagagacatatatcccagaatgcatttcacttcagcaacaggcaacaacgacagaggaaaataaacacaactttatgtcgaagtttataaatactacttttttaagtaacgtaatgtaattttctgactgaatagtaaaatatttaagtcaaaaactaaaataaaaacgtattagcaagaccagctgacgtggtgacgtcatcaagtcagctactgttccaattgcggaaatgaccgttctccgttctcccgaacctgcgagtcaggactcccgagtctgtctcccgagtctattctcgcgggaacgcgagtccgttctcgccgtcttaggtattgagaaacggccaagaactatattaaaacgtattagcaagaccaactgacgtggtgacgtcatcaagtcagctgctgttccaattgcggaaatgtccgtcTCCccagtccgttctcgccgtcttaggtttTGAGAAAGGGCAGAAAATCTTCACCTCTCTGGAAGGAATACACGCTGTCCTTGTGTTGGCAGGTGAGCACGACCACGGTCCACCGGAAGCCATCGCCGCCTTCTGCCATCTTTCCAACGGTCGATGAGCCGTAACGTTTTTCTACCCAGTTAACGGATGTAACGGGAGAGACAGCCACACGCGGCGCGGTTTGATGGTGACGCGTCGAGACGAATCAATGCTCACAGCAGACGGCGGGGTGAGCTACTCCGGCGTGATATACCGGAAATAAGGTGGCTGGTCCTCCCTGACGTTT
It contains:
- the LOC119195810 gene encoding L-fucose kinase; the encoded protein is MAEGGDGFRWTVVVLTCQHKDSVYSFQRELELRQQRGSLFADTLVLTVQDRQEPLGSGGATLNALLVAAEHLSSRAGHTVVTADVLDEAHVLILHSGRDFPWSSCSRAFCWLPAPEEPGRRVQAPVCCVDLLLDRLSTNICPGSPPGVWVCSTDMILNIPQDFTLSWEGFSGVRVLALPGDASYAADHGVYLSDSQGQVRDIVYRGTREQIQQAVMHDGKVPLVSGPVFFSRSVSEKLLQAHVTPPLDGCTYLGLDSGAPPLQVSLFLDLLKCLCSDLTQDQFVTEDRAGCSSPVGPEGASVRRSRAELWRLLRGETCSLAYVPGGRYDYLTLSGKHHVQRLCCDWMNRNTLSHIQRESAVHDGGRVINGVLEGDVSVATGAVVQHCHLQGPLEVPSGCLLSGLPLMTSQCLRELQLADDIIIQGHRIAVGQLKLSVYTTTGAQDELEASAEDSGASFLNHGWSLFFSRTGIQPEELWVRGERRSLLAARLFPVLHPRGGAVGVEGGVGWLLGGRGCLQRWREAWRLSLKDVMSLTCQEAELQWREELLFLAGRRRVTDGLRSRTDVCLLPCFRAAVLGGQQGALLETLDSIAVGSREQGAESGKELGVAARCLSCIADVLVCMARGRGGLRSGPAANEAWSSAYSLLEGGDLRAGVEALGTQRNHWLSRPDLLVRAARHYEGAGQVLLRKAVMSSQTFISIGQGEVPPLDEWQEVECPARLDLAGGWSDTPPIAFEHGGSVTNVAVKIDGRRPIGARARRLREPRLLLVSHIGGRDSGVSTETVCDVLDDLKDYCQPHAPGALLKAVCVCSGLVSLSSQHALGEQLMRRWGGGVELHSWSLLPTGSGLGTSSILAGALLAAVYRCTGQTYDTNSLIHGVLHLEQILTTGGGWQDQVGGLVGGVKVARSRASLPLQVEVERLKPPGDFLVALELRLLLVYTGKTRLARNLLQDVVRSWYSRLPSMVQNVQQLVANSEECVKACSEGSLSGLGRCLDRSWQQKKKMAPGCEPTSVRTMMEALRPLVLGQSLAGAGGGGFLYLLTREPRQRGAVMQVLSETQGLGDFSVHLVELDVDGIQVLSSSC